The following is a genomic window from Halichoerus grypus chromosome 5, mHalGry1.hap1.1, whole genome shotgun sequence.
ACTTTCAAGAACAGttacttgctttcttttttttttttttttgtttaaagattttatttatttatttgacagagagagactttgcgagagagggaacacaagcagggggagtgggagagggagaagcaggcttcccgccaagcagggagcccgatgcggggcttgatccaacgaccctgggatcatgacctgagctgaaggcagacgcttaacgactgagccacccaggcaccccaagaacagttactttcaattaaaaaaaaaagaaaacatttcccctTGAGCTTCCAACAGTCTTTcccattctccttcctctttaaggAAGGGAAGAGGTAACCTGAGGGGAGGAAATGTGAGAAGGCAATCCTTCCTCCTGGCAGCTCTCTTTTAGACTTTCTCCAGTGTATCATTGGCCCTCTCAAAATGTGCTGAGAATGGAAATCAGTTCTTTACATGGATGGGTAGTGCCAAGTAAAGGGAATTGATACCTTATTATCAGGATATCGTGCTCTTTCTCTGAGTACTTTGTGCTTACCTTAGACACTGCACTGTTGACAGTGCACCCAACAAAAACAGAGTTCAGGTCTTGAGTCTATATCCTCTGCATTTAACAGTGCCTAGTGCAAGGCACACATAAAATTGTCAAATGTCTGGATAAATGCTGAGTATATGAATGCTGCCTAGATAGTGTTGGCTTTAAAGCAGCTGTACCAGAGCTTAAATCCTCATACTGTTGATTATTACTGAGTCTATGGTGAAAGCATTTCAGGCAAAGGCTAAGAAAAAGACTTATGTAAGGTGAAGACATAATTGTGTCCACCTGGATTATGGTTCTGCTATGGTTCTTATGGACAGTGAGACAATGAGATCAGGTCAAATAATTTGTGTTAAATTCTGAAGGCTGTCTTTTCTTAGTCTTTGTAATTCTAGGCACTGCTTTACTTAGAcaataaaaatatactgaatttgTGTGCTTACAAAATATATCTTGAAGTAAGCCCCtccaaaaagatttttatttattttttatttttattttttaaagtattctctatgcccaacatagggcttgaactcatgaccctgagatcaagagtcacatgctcttctgactgagccagcgaggcaccccccaaaagatttttaaatcaacaaatatttactgagtatgtGTGAAGCATTAAGGTAAGGCCCATAAGGAATAACACTAATAAAGAACCAATCCTTGCTTTCAAGGAATTTACAATCAACAAACACTGTGCTAGGTTGTAGGAATCTAAGTATGGCTGACTAGGCTCCTACCCACCCAGGACTTACAATATGGTATGAAAAACAGATAAACGGATGATTACATGTACTGTGATCTACTGTTTGAACCTTTCTCAGGGCCAAATATACATAGTTTggtaaaaatttgaagaaatttgTGCATTTGAGATTTTGTAAAGTCTGCAGATTCATTCTAGTTAATTAGTACGTAAAATGTTTTCGGGAGTTGGATATATTTCAGGAGTGGCAGTGATATGATATGcaaccaggagagagagagacagaggggagaaaaaaaagagggttgATCATTTTGAGGTGACATTAAATTATCTTCTGACACCAGCTGTATCTTTTTTATAAcagaaagtggaaacaactctGTCCTTGACCTTCAAAAAGAAATTGACTTACCTAGCTTAACTATTCAAACAAACAACTGTGTACTCTCTTCAATTCCTATGATGATTTTGATTTACTCTAAATGACTGAATTTAATGAACTAAATTATgctatttaaatgcattttgtgAATGGTATTGTAGTTTGTTACAAAGCATTATGTCTATGCTAAATTGTGCCGTAAATGATATGGTATGGAACATATGTGCTGTATTCATAATTTAACTGTTGCTATGGAGTACCTTCTTGGATAGGACATACTGAAAAAGGAACCTTTATTTACCTGGTGAAATGAAGGTGATATCTCAGCAAATCACTAGGTCTTACTGACCTTGGCAGAATTACAGTGCTAATATTTTCACATGGATGAACTGTTCTTGAACAATTTCTCTAATGTATATGGCAGAAATAGGCTTTCCATTAAAACTGGGTATATATGGTAtatcttctctttccatttttttccccttcaacaaacatttactgcaGTCATTGCAAGGATAATTCCACCTCCATTAAGGTTCATGTTTTCTCCTGGCCTCTCAAATGGTAGATATAATAGAATACAAAGGTTTGTCATGCAGTTATGCTGGTGCTCTCTGAAAGGACTCGCATTAAATAACATActgctttttctgtttctgaatAATTCGaggaaacttaaaattttaagagtaaacACTGGAGCCAAAATATCACCTTTATTACTGATAATAAAGTTGGCTAAGTTAGCTTAGTGTGGGAGCCAAATTTTCTAACAATATCCTGACTTCAGGTATACTTATTTACTAGGTCCTGGGCTTCTTTACAAGGAAGAACTGCTGAAGTGAGATTTTTAACATGGAAGAGCAAAGAATTTGTGCTTTTGCAGGACAAGCtcatctaaagagaaaaaaagagttgagCCAATTGGAGCATGCCTAGTTATTCTTTGCAAAATGTACCAGTTAGGTTTGAATGGTGGTGGAGAGAGGGCTTAGCTCTCTTCATAGGAAGGAAACattaaacataagaaaatcatTCCCCAATAAcaagtgtagtttttttttttaaaacgaaTAGAAAAGTTTATTGCTAGAGAGAAATCCACATTTCTGATAATGCTTCTATTTTCCCCTCTAAGGAGTATCTTCATCACAACAATATTTCTGTTATTTGATGGAAGGTGAAGACATAGCAGCTTTTGGGGTGGTCACAATTAAAGTACAGGGAGAATTGCTTGGGAATTGAATGATCATTCTCAGTACTTCATTGCTGACCACTCTGCTATGCTGATATAGCACAAGACAAAGAGTCAAAAGGCTTTGGTTCTAGGAGAAGTTTCATGAACATTAGCTCTTAGtttgggctaccataacaaaatactacagataGAGtagtttaaacaacagacatttattttcttgtagaTCAGGAGGCTAGAAATCCCAGATTAGAGTTTCAGcatggttggtttctggtgaggactcttcctggcttgtaggcAGCTGCCATCTTGCCGTATCCTCACCTAACCTTTTCTTTGTATGCATTCAGAGACAGTAAGTGAGTGCTCTCCTTGTAAGAATACTAATCCTTTCATATCTGGGACCCATCCTTATGACTTCCTTTAACCTTTAATTACTTTCTTATAGGCTCTGTCTCTAAATgcagtcacactgggggttagggcttcaacatgaatTAGGGGGTgaggcacaattcagtccacagcaagCTCGTTGCGTGACCAGGCAAgtgatttctgtttcattttcccttcctataAATGGGAGTTCATGCCTTATGTAACCTTAAAAGGTTAACAGTACATCAAAGTAAAATCATAGGCATTAATTCTAAAGTGTTTAAAGTGCCATACAAAcaccattattttaatttatttctgaatcTAATAGTTACTGAGGGTAGGTTTTTCTTGTTATTTAGCCAtccatagttctttttttcttacctgaGTATTTCTGGATGGTAGATAAGAAAGGTAAGTTATGTTGGTGGTCTCACCCctttaagaaaatatcttttgggggtgcctggctggctcagtcagtggagcatgcaactcttgatctcagggtcgtgagttcaagccccacattgggtgtagagcttacttaaaaaaaagaaaaagaaaaagaaaacatcctcTGGAGGTAGAGAATAGCATTGCACAATAAGAAATGTCAATTTTTCCATAATGACTTCAAACATTCAGCAACTAGATTTCACAACCAACCAATCCTATGGCAGGAAATaagagttaaattttattttgattgtttttgaaGGAGAGTTTTTGaatcaaatgaatgaaagattaaGAGAAGAAATCTGTAAAGACCCATCTCTAATTGTACTGCAAAAGAATATCATAATGTCAACACTGGACAGAGTATTTTAAGCTGGTGGGtgagttttctcattttaatgagATTGCTTCTGAATTTAGCTTAGAGTTAGGGGTATGCAAATGACTAGACAGTCAATTTTGATGAGTTGCTGTAAGAAAAGAATTAGTCATTTTTCTGTCCTGTATTTGGCATATTTCTCAGAGTGATTCATTTAACACGTCTCTTGGTAatattctctctatatttattttagaagcagCAGTAAATGGTacaactaatatttttaaatattgtaatggcaaaaaaaatttaatttaaactcTGAGCTCATttacttgctttttctttctttctttctttctttttttttaaaagattttatttatttatttgacagagagagggaacacagcagggggagtcggagagggagaagcaggcttcccgctgagcagggagcccaatgtggggctccatcccaggactctgggatcatgacctgagctgaaggcagatgcttaatgactgagccacccaggcaccccttacttgCTCTTTCTTAGGATTGTAGCACAGAGTTACTTTGGGAGCAGGAGCAATATGATTCTTATCAGAGATGTAAAACTGTTTGGTAATACAATCTGCAAGTTGAAGGTTGGAGCTGGTGTGTGAAGGTCATTCATTGATAACTAGAAAAACTTCAAGGGCCTTTCTTTATGATTGGCCACTATGAATGGGTATGGTTGAAGCAAACAGGTAGAAGTCGGTtattcttggttttttgttttgttttgttttgtttgtttttagtttcagaggtagaatttagtgattcatcagttgcctataacacccagtgctcattctatCAAGTGCCTAAAGGTCAGTTTTGACTGTACAATTTTCCACATCAACAACATGGAATTATACTGTCAGAGATTTACACTTTTCTGAATGCCAGAAACAGAATTTTGGCTGGTTATTCTAGCACGTCTCTAGGATGATATACAGGTAAGATTCAGAGACTTGGGAAATCAAAGTCTATAAAGTGGAATGAACTCTTGAGACATGTGTTTAGAGCCCCCAGGCCACACTTGCAGatgacaaaaccaaaaccaagaaataaaaatgatttgttcAAAGTTACCCAACAAATTAGTGATAGAACCAGAACTACCTTAGGTCTCCTCATAATCCAATATTTCCTATATACAATAAAGAGACAAGCATTACAGTCATCCTATGGAGAAATTAAGGCAAAGGAAATTCCTAGTATGAACACCAAAGCATTTAGGATCATAGAATCAGATCACCTGAATGTTTAGAAAAACTTAAAGATTAGGTCTTTAAATGTTGTTTAATCTAATCTCCTACACAACACTTGAATTTAGTCTATGAAATCCCTGCCAAATGGCCAGTCAATGTTTGCACACTTAGAGTGATAGGACACTTGATGTTTGAGCTCTAGAAAGTTTAGGAAGTTAGAAAGTTAGAAAGTTTAGTGTTATATTGGGCCTAATTTATCTTCCTGCAACTTCAACTCATAGATTTTAGTTCTGCTTTCTGGTACTTCAAAAATCATGCAGTTAGCACAGGAATATTACCCTCTGTCCTCTTTCACGTgtattacttttgtcttttcttacATCAATGCTCTATTTTAGTAGAACATACTTAAATGTCCACTGGACCAACCATAAATATGCTTACTACCAAAATATTTCAAGTTCATTGTATAAAACAGGCCTGAAAAATCTCACAAAAGGGGTAAGAAAAGGGAAACTGGAGTCCATTATAATTCATTTAGGCCAattgtttgatttctttgatgTCTTTGCAAATGCTGGTTTTCCTGTGGGTCTCAGTATGACTAATATAATCTCTTTCCTCAGGTTGATTcaacacattttctaaaattgattgaCTTGTTCTCTCTATGTATCTTTGTGAGATCTTTATTTTGTGTACCTAGTGTTAAGTAAATTTGATGTATAAAAATCAGATTTAGACAAAAAGTTCAGAAAATGATCAATACactcaaataattattttattttttaaaagattttatttattcatttgagagggagagagacagagagagcacaagcagggggagaggtggaggtagagggagaagcagactccctgctcagctgggagcccgccatggggctagagatcatgacctgagctgaaggcagatgcttaaccatctgaggcgCCCCAAAGAATTCTTTTAGATAACAAGTTTTCCAAATTCCCTTAAGgtgtaattaaaatagaaaaaagttccATTTCACCCTAAAATCTCTGGAATACTTCGAGTATATAAAGTAAGACACAGACATTTGAAAACTCCATGAGGGGAATAGAATTACAGAAATAAACTTGTGGATGAACAAATAGAAACAGGGAGGTAAAATTCAACACAAAAAAAAGGCTATCTGAATATTACCACATTTTTGGGCCTGCAGACATGCACCAAGCTTTGCTGTTTGAGAGTTAGTAATGGAGCTTGTGGCTCAGCCTAAACAATTCAAGTATCATTTCAACCAACCAAGTGTTCCCGGACTTATAGAAAAGATAGGTCAGGTGTATGTCATATTTATTGGAAATATATCCATATTACATAGTCAGAATAGAACTTGAAGTTTACAACTTCAAGAAACATTCtgctgtttgtgtttttaatCCATCCTAATGTCAGCAAGTTTTTCCTACCGATCTAACCTAAGCCTCTAGCTTGATTCTCTTGGAAGAAAAAGCTACAGCTGGTTAGCATCTCTTTGTAAGGACCCTCTGTGCACACAGGCCCCATTTCTCTCTGGATCATGAAGGCCTGAATTTGACACGAAGGTCATGGTGATTTTGTCAGGACCTGGTAAGTGGGAAGATTCTCTTACTGATCCTGTGCCTTATTTTATCCCAGTGAATAAAAGCCAATTAAAGGACAGAGGCAGTGCTTACCAGCACTTATTTGTCTGGTTCAGTCTCCTGCCTCTGCACTTGCTGGGGCCTAATTTGATATTTTATGGTAATGTTTTGGAGTATAAAGCTAAGTAACCTTATAATGATAATGAGAataggaaacatttatttttatttttttaaaaggtttatttcttatttgagagagaggggggagagggattTTCTAAGCTGACTCCCCTCAAGCCTGGAGCTCCGTGGCCGCTGGATCTTACAACCCTTAGATCATGCTCTGGGTGGAAACCAAGAGTTCactgctcaacagactgagccgcccaggcgctcccatttatttttagtttaagaGTTCAGCTTTTTATTGAACAGATTACAGAAGAGGTTTAGTCAAAAAGCCCAAAGCCCGTGTCATCATCAGActcctctgatttcttctttcttggctTCCACTTTCTTCTCAGCTGGGGCAGCAGTGGTGGATGGAGCGGGACCTCCTGCTGGGGCAGGTCCACCAGTCCCTACATTGCAGGTGAGCCTCCTGATGTTCACATCGGCCAGGGCCTTTGCAAACAAGCCTGGCCAGAAAGGTTCAACATTCATACTGGCTGCTTTAATGAGGGCATTGATCTTAGTCTCTGTGCCCGGTACTTCATCATCCTGCAGGATGAGGGCTGAGTAGATGCGGGTGAGCTCCAAGACAGAGGCCATGGTGCACGTGTGTGCTGAGCAGGCGCTGACAGGCCAGGTGCTGGCCGTGCGGATAAAGAGGAGAGCCTTACGCCCACTGGGCCCTAGCTTCCTGGGCAGGACCCAGCACCTTAAAGGCAgctgaggaaaggaaggaaacatttctttataaagtcagtaagtaaagaataaaattcattataaaattctgaaatatttctcaTACTTAGTGGCAAAATTGACTATTTGCATTAGATTGAAAATTACTCTTAGAAAATCTTCTGAGCCAGTGTTATAGGAACCAAACATGAGACTGACTTTGAATCGGGTCTGGACCAATATATCTTGGTTTCTGTtagagacatttaaaatatatctacaatgcatttaaaagtacattttaggCTACTTGATTTATGATGAACCTTGGTATAGCTTCATTTTTAGGGGGTATATAATTTCCATCAAAATTGGAAAagttttggttattatttcttcaaatagtttttcttgtcccttcttccctctcttctcctagGACTTCAATTACTCATGTATCAAGCTGCTTGAAGTTGTCCCACATCTcactgtccatttttttttttttcagtctgcaATGTCAAACTACTCTTAATCctatccagtgtatttttcatctttagaaatttgattttggtcatttttgtATCTTCCATGCTCTTTTCATGACTTAATGAATTTGGGTGTTAGACATTGtgaaatttatgttgtttaagtgtttgactcttttgtattcctataaatatttttgagcattgTTCTGGGCATTCACATAACTTGGAAATAGGTTGATCCTTTTGCAGTTTGCCTTTAAGTTTTGTTAAGTGGCACCAGAACAACTTTAAGTCTAGAGCTAATTTGCCCCTACCACTGAGACAATGTCCTTCTGGGTTCTCTACCTGTTGCCTTATGCATTATAAggtgtttgttctgttttgtttttaactctggCTGTGAGAATATTCCTAGCCCTGTGTGAGCTCTGACAATTGTTCCACCTGCTCTTTTTCCAGTGGTTCTTTTTTCAGCCTTGAATAGTTTCCTCTTATGTATGTGCTCATCAACACTCAGCATGAGACCTGAAGGGTACCCTCTGCAGATCTACAGATCTCTTCCTTGGTACCCTGGTACTCTCTCCTCCTGGGTACTCTGTCCTGTGAATTCTAGCCACCTTGGCTTCCCCAAATTCTCAACTCTGTCTCTCAACTCAGGGAGACAacttcttttatttccccttctctCAGGGATCATTGTCCTGCACTACCTGTTGTCCAGTGTCTGAAAACtactatttcatatatttgtctatttttttagttACTCCACCATAGCCAGAAGTGTCATCCTAAAAGTCCGTATATTTTAGGACTCTTAAGTGAGAAGAATAGTTTCTGGCTTTCTAATAGTATATCCTTAAAGTGTTTAATACATAGTATTTAAAGGCATTTATATAAACAGTTGAAGTCTTTCTTCggggaaattaaaacaacaaaacttgaTTGCATATCATGCTTTCATATTTTGCAGATGTTAATATTTAATCATATGCAGAACCATTTAGCTTAAGTGCATTAATGTAACTCATTTAAAAGAGGCCAGTAATTGTCCTATTAACTCCCAGTCTGTATGTTATCTGCTCTGCCCTGCTGGTAAGGCCAGAGGGGGACTCTTCTATTGGCACCCACAGAGATTGCTCTGATCTGTTGAAAATCCTGTTAAAATCTAATTACTTAGGAGAATCAGCCAGGGAATATCTAATGAGCTCTAGGAAACCCACTGGAAGAAATTCTGTATTACTAACGAATGAAATGTCTTCTGTCTTTCAATTACACTGGTACCACATGAATGTAATTGCTGCCTTATAAAATGTGACTCTTGTTTTTAATTGTGTGTCATGAATTTTTTTGACCATGTGAAAATAACTTAATTTCTTGTGGAGGAGAAATGATGGTGTAAAGCTTTGGAAGGTATACCTTATTTCCTCATGAATATTTGATAACTTGTTAACAAATGCTTAAAGAAAGTATGTACATTATTTAATGAAACCACTACACAGGTGTGAAAACATGATGATTAAAAGACATTGACTTTTAAGTCTAGAATGAAAAACATGTTCATCAGGAAACTCTGAAAAGGACTATTCTCTGCAGTCATTGAtacaatgtatggtgattaacataacataaaaaaaaattgccaaaagaaatggatttattaaaaatgaaaattcgtTTGTCTcacttattttgtaaatatattcttGAGACTCCTAGTGTAGTTTATGTTCCTCCTCTCTTTAGCAATCAGTAGTGTCTTTTTTTCATGTCTAGCCTAACtttgtatttcaattttgttGGCTTCCATTTCTCTATATTTAggactttgttttcttaaaattggATGGTTGGTTAAGACTATGAGGTTTGTAGTGAGGTATTCAAATCCTGATTCTTATGTTCACAACAAATATCTTAaccctctgagtctcagtttccatttctataaaatggggacactaATATGTATAGTACtgcataaggttgttgtgaggattttgTGAAGTAAagcatataaagtgcttagcatagtatTGTGCATGTTGTAACTGTTCAAGAGATGGTAGTTATTATTTTTGAAGACTAATTAAAATTTGGAATATGAAAGAATTGTGATATCTAAGATTCATTAAAAACTAATGTAGGGTGAATTTCTATTATCCTAATGTATTTCTATCACCATGTTCATattaaatttgttgaaaaaattaaaaggggtCTAATTTTAGTATCATGTCAGTGAACTTCATTCCAAAGTTTATCAAGTTTTTAgcaatatatcattttataacaTGGATTGATTTCAGCAGATGACAccagaaacaaaatgtggtttgGTGATACattacttagaaaaatatctGTCTTAGTGATAAATTATTATTGGAATATTATATAAGATTTTAATGATTGAGGAGAAAAAAgactattatatattatttcaacAATTAACAAtgtaactattatttaaaattattatctgGTCTATAGAACCCTGGCAGTTGAAATACTTAAATTGACGGTGCTTTTATTTTCAGTCATTTGATAACATGTTAAAATTAGATTTCCTTTTTTGCCTAAAATAtagattaaaacaatttttaatcaGACTATTTGCAAGTTGATATACAAGTAGCcgtataaaatgatttttatgtattataacTGGACGAGGAGGTAGAATcgttataataatattttcactTAGAAATAGGCTCCTTTGtacttaaaattccttttttgtaTAACTCATTAATTCTTACAGCAATTTTATGAAGTAGCCACATAGTACTATATTGTAggcaataaaaggaaacaaagagttTTTGTATACACATAGCTCTGattatatttctaatataaaagATACACATACAAATTAGGATGTTTcaatgaaagaatatttaaatatttaaaataatttgctaatGCTTGTTAATTTAatactttacatgtatttaattcttaaaaatatctgATTAAGAGGTAATGGTGTTATTTGGTAGGGAGATGTTAGAGTTGATGAATTTCTGGTGACTTGCACTATTTGTTAAAAAGtttatgtataataaataaaCATGGTGAACTTATTTTATCTGGCAGGAATCATTATGCTGTAATCAAGGACCCAACATCAGCTAATTaggtcattcaacaaatatttattgagggcttattATTTGCCAGAATGGGAATGTAATGTTGAACAAGACAGGCAGGGAAGAAGAATTAGCAGATTTATTATTAAAGCTAATATTTTGCCACATTGTCAGTTCATGAAACTTCACTCAGTTGAAGTCCTTGACAGAAAGTGCTTTGGTTGTTGATATTGGCATATGAAACTACTGGCTAAGCCTGGCTTTGCTGGGGAATTCATCTATTAACTTGATTAAGTTAGCATGTTTTCATTAACCAGTTTCTGTttataacagaaaacaaatacttcACTTTGACAATAGAAGTAAAAGCCAGAAAGAGGTAGTTTTATATCTTTCCCTGTGCCTTTCTTAAGTCAAACTGTCTGCTtggggaacgcctgggtggctcagtcggttaagcatctgcttggctcaggtcatgatcccagggtcctgagatcgagtcccgcattgggctccttgctcagtgaggcacctgcttccccctctgcctgccgttccccctgcttgtgcttgctcactctctctctctgagacaaataaataaataaaatcttaaaaaaaaaaaacccaaaaacaaaacaaaaaaaacctctttgcTTGGCAAGCTTCACATGTCCAAATCGCTATAAAGCAtgcttcccctcccaccccaagccccaccctgccccacacacatacacacacttccaCAACTTTGCCTGCCAtgtggtaggtgctcaatgaGTGCCACTGAGTTAGCATAATTAATAATTCATATTCTATTAGGTTATATTCCTAGTTCTGTTAATTGATTCCCTTGTGATATCTGGCAAAAGCCAAGTTACAGGACCCCGTAATTTTCCTGCATAAAAAAGAAcactttgttttccaaaaacCTGATTAAAATATAATGAGGACTGTGAGATACTAgcttgaaccatatgaaattgtgatatttgatcattttttgacctacaaaaataaaaatttcatttgattaAACCTAATATTGTTTTTCTAAGGTGTTTTAACTTGACCAAAAATGTAATATAATCATCAAAGTAATCACAACTCCAAATATGTTAATTACATCACTACTTAtagttttctttctgcctttctatCTATTTCACCTTGATTGCTGATTTTGGCCTTGCTTTCTTCACTGAATGATATTTTATTACCAAAAAATTAATTGCATAATATACCTGTCACtccaaatattaaattatatattttttaatgttaatgatCCTAGAGTCCAATAGGCTAGGTCTAGCAAGCagtattatttgacttttttaagGACTTCTAGGTATCAGGGGATAGTGGGTAGTGTTTAATTTGCAaatttagttatatttaaaaaaaatctgtttctttcaaTATTAGAAAGTACATATAAGACCAATTTTTATTGTTTCGGACAAATTGGAAGATTTCATTagtttataatttgaaaattattactGTGTTTACTCTGAAACTTTACTTGAAACTAAAATTTCAAGCCCTGGCCCTCTAATTTCTGATTTATTCTGATAATACTGTGAATAAACTTAAAAGCTTCACAAAATATGGTTATGACAAAATGATATTTTCTCCAGAAATTATTATTCTATCTCTGAAGAAACAGGAATATTCCAAAAGTAAGCTTTTTTCTGGAAAGGCCACAGATGatcgttctttctttcttaatataaagCAACCCCACTGAATGAGCTAAAGCTCCCCTAAGGTAAAGCCTGAGCTGCT
Proteins encoded in this region:
- the LOC118535127 gene encoding large ribosomal subunit protein P1-like isoform X2, encoding MASVLELTRIYSALILQDDEVPGTETKINALADVNIRRLTCNVGTGGPAPAGGPAPSTTAAPAEKKVEAKKEEIRGV
- the LOC118535127 gene encoding large ribosomal subunit protein P1-like isoform X1, with protein sequence MASVLELTRIYSALILQDDEVPGTETKINALIKAASMNVEPFWPGLFAKALADVNIRRLTCNVGTGGPAPAGGPAPSTTAAPAEKKVEAKKEEIRGV